A genomic segment from Conger conger chromosome 2, fConCon1.1, whole genome shotgun sequence encodes:
- the eme1 gene encoding crossover junction endonuclease EME1, whose protein sequence is MEVPMVTNNKVWKARFSSMVGSTHNAQPSDEDSSDAEELPIYDFLQLSNSQRGRRQMEADELVVLNSSDSESLAPPFSGFHPEPSSLLRQQREEQVVLLSSDSEEEVFVPLAVRLKERLGGSSTSTTAVRPDPPQHASASRPHPSVQPHRYKTSSDPTSAGHRNTPVLLDQEGDEESSWAPEASGYCPRADVGASPPKKKVAKRSPAEVEAARVEALKRKEARERHQVEKEVRKLQLDKDRVEKRALADAAKALRPEECIKHMVVSVDPALLQLDGGGVLLTSLQALGCSCAIESQLLPCSITWARRTPAQTGQMQSIPESHTIINVPVEDFVSMVNSHSQEQKSYGMDCGLTLTAWTLSLLSRSSGQTLSLAVIDLEKYFRSQKSQVQKRHRQAVLGEEHGTGKRRRRKEGGGQLPDVTRVEVEEALVHLQLHTGVQTRFLPSWKDFSDFIAMSTKAVAEAPFKREREQTGFSFCLESEWAGGCRADRAGKGLLQVWKRQLQQLNRVSPDMASAVLAAYPSPKLLAQAYGRCRTEREKLSLLSDVLIRRGEGVTSTTRRVGPELSKRLFLLMTSSDPQQVLDSTGA, encoded by the exons ATGGAGGTacctatggtaacaaacaacaaagtgtGGAAAGCACG GTTCAGCAGCATGGTAGGCAGCACACATAATGCCCAACCCAGTGATGAAGACTCCAGTGACGCAGAGGAACTCCCAATCTATGACTTCCTACAGCTCTCAAACAGTCAAAGAGGCCGCAGGCAAATGGAGGCAGATGAACTGGTGGTCCTCAACAGCTCAGACTCCGAGAGCTTGGCACCACCGTTCTCAGGCTTCCACCCGGAGCCCTCTTCTCTGCTCCGACAGCAGAGGGAGGAGCAGGTGGTCTTGCTCAGCAGTGACAGTGAGGAGGAGGTTTTTGTGCCCCTGGCAGTGAGACTGAAGGAGCGCCTAGGTGGTTCCTCAACATCCACAACTGCCGTGCGGCCAGATCCACCCCAGCACGCCTCTGCCAGCCGCCCTCACCCTTCTGTGCAACCGCACCGTTACAAAACTAGCTCAGACCCCACCTCAGCAGGCCACCGCAACACCCCTGTCCTCCTTGACCAGGAGGGAGATGAAGAAAGCTCATGGGCCCCTGAGGCGTCGGGGTACTGCCCGCGTGCGGACGTGGGTGCCTCTCCTCCAAAGAAGAAGGTGGCCAAACGGAGTCCGGCAGAGGTCGAGGCAGCCAGAGTGGAGGCTCTGAAGAGGAAGGAGGCTCGGGAGAGGCATcaggtggagaaggaggtgcGCAAGCTGCAGTTGGACAAGGACAGGGTGGAGAAGAGAGCTCTTGCGGATGCGGCAAAGGCTCTGAGGCCCGAGGAGTGCATCAAGCACATGGTCGTGTCTGTGGACCCAG CTCTGTTGCAGCTGGACGGCGGTGGCGTGCTGCTCACATCCCTGCAGGCTCTGGGCTGTAGCTGTGCCATAGAGAGTCAGCTCCTGCCCTGCAGCATCACCTGGGCCAGGAGGACTCCAGCACAG ACAGGGCAGATGCAGTCTATTCCGGAATCCCACACCATAATCAATGTGCCTGTTGAGGACTTCGTCTCCATGGTCAACAGTCACAGTCAG GAGCAGAAGAGCTACGGTATGGACTGTGGCCTGACTCTTACTGCATGGACACTCAGCCTACTGTCACGCAGCTCAGGCCAGACCCTCAGCCTGGCTGTCATTGACCTGGAGAAGTACTTCAG ATCCCAGAAGTCTCAGGTGCAGAAGAGGCACCGGCAGGCTGTGCTAGGAGAGGAGCATGGgacggggaagaggaggaggagaaaagagGGAGGAGGGCAGCTTCCTGACGTGACccgggtggaggtggaggag GCCCTGGTGCACCTGCAGCTTCACACCGGCGTTCAGACGCGCTTCCTGCCCTCCTGGAAGGACTTCTCCGATTTCATCGCCATGTCCACCAAAGCTGTGGCAGAGGCGCCTTTCAA GAGGGAGCGGGAGCAGACGGGCTTCAGCTTCTGCCTGGAGAGCGAGTGGGCTGGAGGCTGCAGGGCGGACCGCGCGGGGAAGGGCCTGCTGCAGGTGTGGAAGAGGCAGCTCCAGCAGCTCAACCGTGTCAGCCCCGACATGGCCAGTGCCGTCCTCGCTGCGTACCCCTCCCCAAAGCTGCTGGCTCAG GCGTACGGGCGGTGCAGGACAGAGCGTGAGAAACTCTCCCTCCTTTCGGACGTTCTGATTCGCCGCGGGGAGGGCGTGACCTCCACTACGCGCAGGGTTGGCCCAGAGCTCTCCAAGCGCCTCTTCCTGCTGATGACGTCATCAGACCCCCAGCAGGTCCTGGACTCCACCGGTGCTTGA